One window from the genome of Salvia miltiorrhiza cultivar Shanhuang (shh) chromosome 7, IMPLAD_Smil_shh, whole genome shotgun sequence encodes:
- the LOC130992103 gene encoding formin-like protein 1, whose product MATAAAFSLRALLLLSFTLRPLASTPQPRRILHQPLLPQESSPPSPPPAPTPPQYPFTSSAPESSTSPFFQSYPSPPPPPGPASFASFPANISSLTVAAPSKPSSSSSKLIIAAVAAVVAAITVVSLAVFLHLRHRTASRRSSSFDQSKPQNSDTSSVVSFNQAPNRHHIPKLQRPSQSSAEFLYLGTLVNSHAPAPAPAAAATINFSNAANPRKLDSPELRPLPPLNMQRQNFGNSAEVISSKDDESEEFYSPKGSINGRDSSIGAGSASRRTFPVVEVEDFNGSTSNSSSTYSSSLPGSGSPARSASFTLSPANNQTPINSMPKSPDLIEIQTVAPLPPQMPSPPEELGSVLQESASPSSSSSPERHSTRSGEISPRDSSVLDQNSESPAIISSPVQHNTTGDPAPPETRGLELQASPSPLTSSSPESSPRDSNASDRNVESPSRSNSTLQLELHNTNDIPTSPELLEFATPLALSSSPRNSNVSDQNSESPVRDSSLLEQTIPVPPQIRGLIAPESSPPSPSGSLSPERCSTKSAESSPRNSNVSDQFAESPVRSNNPVHNNSAVAPPPPTESASALMPNFNVWNWNVESPVRNSSPQQLSTAEVPTAPEIRSESTLPLSPVSLSPENCLRGREESSPRNSDVSDHIGIISSEPHNSTAVPTATEMEAIILPESASHLAQGSYSPGLYMSNEESSPRNSNISDQNVESVVGIIYPAMHNSDAIPASPVIEASLLPECAPPVAFSPPSPVRYLSSEESSPRNSNVSDQNVESPMGISSPAKHDSDEIPTSLNMEALMLPESASLSPLDSPAPDNLSGKNEDTSPRISNASDQDVESPVMQDLVLSSQNVVSPARINSPELHKLQPPSPMSPSSPERHRRESEESLSTILNDFDRKMESRPPYIPVLLASLAPPAPPVSVIPPPPPPPPPQSKAWLSPTTPTPAAKNPLQPPALINPLKPIGFEASTSISPMQLPSENDEDELNSKPKLKALHWDKVRASSDREMVWDQLKCSSFKLNEEMIETLFVVNTPKPNPNEATRWQVLPPPGHDNGDKVLDPKKSQNIAILLKALHVTVDEVCEGLLEGNAEILGAELLESLLKMAPSKEEERKLREYRDDSPIKLGAAERFLKAVVDIPHAFKRVEALLYASNFESEVDYLKKSFATLEAACEELRTSRMFLKLLEAVLKTGNRMNVGTNRGDAHAFKLDTLLKLVDVKGADGKTTLLHFVVQEMIRSEGARLSGEQQVVEEWSTNNDAKCRKLGLQVVSELSLELSSVKKAAVMDAEVLSTYVAKLAKGNANVKEILELNQAASMDESSNKFAEFMNSFTKNAEEEICRIQAQESLALSLVKEITEYFHGNSAMEEPHPFRIFMVVRDFLTVLDRVCKEVGMINERTIISSAHKFPVPVNPMLQQSTGAFHRRQHASSDDESLPLNV is encoded by the exons ATGGctaccgccgccgccttctcccTCCGCGCTCTCCTCCTCTTATCCTTCACCCTCCGCCCCTTAGCCTCCACCCCCCAACCCCGCCGCATTCTCCACCAGCCCCTTCTCCCCCAGGAGTCCTCCCCCCCATCCCCGCCCCCCGCCCCCACGCCCCCACAATACCCCTTCACCTCTTCCGCCCCCGAAAGCTCCACCTCCCCTTTCTTCCAATCCTACCCCTCCCCCCCTCCGCCTCCCGGCCCCGCCTCCTTCGCCTCCTTCCCCGCCAACATCTCCTCCCTCACCGTCGCCGCCCCCTCCAAACCCAGCTCCAGCTCCTCCAAGCTCATCATCGCCGCCGTCGCTGCCGTCGTCGCCGCCATCACCGTCGTTTCCCTCGCCGTCTTCCTCCACCTCCGCCACCGCACTGCCTCCCGCCGATCGTCCTCCTTCGATCAATCGAAACCCCAAAACTCCGATACCAGCAGCGTGGTTTCGTTCAATCAGGCTCCGAATCGGCACCATATTCCGAAGCTCCAGAGACCTTCACAATCCAGCGCGGAGTTCCTCTACCTGGGCACTTTGGTCAATTCACATGCCCCCGCCCCCGCCCCCGCCGCCGCAGCTACAATCAACTTCAGTAATGCTGCTAATCCGCGGAAATTGGACTCGCCGGAGCTCCGCCCGTTGCCGCCGCTGAACATGCAGCGGCAGAACTTTGGTAACAGTGCCGAAGTTATTTCGAGTAAGGATGATGAGAGCGAAGAGTTTTACTCTCCTAAAGGTTCCATTAATGGCAGAGACAGCTCGATCGGCGCCGGATCAGCTTCTAGAAGAACTTTTCCCGTCGTGGAAGTCGAGGATTTCAATGGCTCCACTTCAAATTCTTCCTCTACTTACTCTTCTTCCCTCCCTGGATCGGGTTCTCCGGCGCGGTCTGCGTCCTTCACCCTTTCTCCGGCGAATAATCAGACCCCGATAAATTCGATGCCTAAATCGCCGGACTTAATCGAGATTCAAACTGTTGCTCCCTTGCCTCCGCAAATGCCGTCGCCACCGGAGGAGCTGGGTTCGGTGCTTCAGGAATCTGCATCGCCATCGAGCTCATCTTCACCGGAAAGGCATTCGACGAGGAGCGGTGAAATTTCTCCGAGAGATTCAAGTGTTTTAGATCAGAATTCGGAATCTCCGGCAATAATCAGTAGCCCTGTCCAGCATAACACCACTGGTGATCCAGCACCGCCGGAAACACGGGGTTTGGAGCTTCAGGCCTCGCCGTCGCCGCTAACTTCATCTTCACCTGAATCGTCGCCGAGGGATTCTAATGCTTCGGATCGGAATGTGGAATCTCCTTCAAGAAGTAACAGCACTCTCCAGCTTGAGCTGCATAACACTAATGATATCCCGACCTCGCCGGAGCTTCTGGAATTTGCGACGCCGTTGGCACTGAGTTCATCGCCGAGGAATTCGAATGTCTCGGATCAGAATTCGGAATCTCCAGTGCGAGATAGCAGTCTTCTCGAGCAAACTATTCCGGTTCCACCGCAAATACGAGGTCTAATTGCTCCAGAATCTTCACCGCCATCACCGTCAGGTTCATTATCGCCGGAAAGATGTTCGACGAAGAGTGCGGAATCATCGCCAAGAAACTCAAACGTTTCAGATCAGTTTGCGGAATCTCCGGTGAGAAGTAACAACCCTGTCCATAACAACTCCGCTGTAGCTCCACCACCGCCGACGGAATCTGCATCTGCGCTTATGCCGAACTTTAACGTTTGGAATTGGAATGTGGAATCTCCGGTGAGAAACAGCAGCCCTCAGCAACTGAGCACGGCTGAAGTGCCAACAGCGCCGGAGATACGATCGGAATCCACATTGCCTTTGTCCCCGGTTTCACTCTCACCGGAAAATTGCTTGAGGGGAAGAGAGGAATCATCTCCGAGGAATTCGGATGTTTCCGATCATATAGGAATCatcagttctgaaccgcacaaCTCAACTGCAGTTCCAACAGCAACGGAGATGGAAGCCATAATTTTACCGGAATCTGCATCGCATTTGGCCCAGGGTTCATACTCTCCGGGATTATACATGAGTAATGAGGAATCATCGCCGAGAAATTCAAATATTTCTGACCAGAACGTGGAATCTGTGGTGGGAATTATATACCCTGCAATGCACAATTCCGATGCGATTCCGGCATCACCGGTGATAGAAGCTTCGTTGTTGCCGGAATGTGCACCCCCGGTTGCCTTCAGTCCACCGTCTCCGGTGAGATATTTGAGTAGTGAGGAATCATCGCCCAGGAATTCAAATGTCTCTGATCAGAACGTGGAATCTCCAATGGGAATCAGCAGCCCTGCAAAGCACGATTCCGACGAAATTCCGACATCACTGAATATGGAAGCTTTAATGTTGCCGGAATCTGCATCACTGTCACCACTGGACTCACCTGCCCCAGATAATCTGTCCGGGAAAAATGAGGACACATCGCCTAGAATCTCAAACGCTTCCGATCAAGATGTTGAATCTCCGGTGATGCAAGATTTGGTGTTATCTTCACAGAATGTGGTGTCTCCGGCGAGAATCAACAGCCCCGAACTGCATAAACTGCAGCCGCCTTCGCCCATGAGCCCATCATCGCCGGAGAGACACCGGAGGGAAAGTGAAGAATCACTATCTACCATTTTGAATGATTTTGATCGGAAAATGGAATCTCGTCCACCATATATCCCTGTTCTCCTGGCATCTCTTGCGCCTCCTGCGCCGCCTGTTTCAGTCATCCCTCCGCCTCCACCTCCGCCCCCTCCTCAGAGTAAAGCATGGCTAAGCCCCACAACCCCAACTCCGGCAGCCAAGAATCCTCTGCAGCCACCCGCCTTGATCAATCCACTAAAACCAATTGGCTTCGAAGCTTCCACATCGATTTCTCCGATGCAGCTGCCCTctgaaaatgatgaagatgagttGAATTCGAAACCAAAATTGAAGGCATTGCACTGGGATAAAGTGAGAGCTAGTTCTGATAGGGAGATGGTGTGGGATCAACTCAAATGCAGTTCATTCAA ATTGAATGAGGAGATGATCGAGACGTTGTTTGTTGTCAACACTCCGAAACCAAATCCAAATGAAGCAACTAGATGGCAAGTTCTCCCCCCTCCGGGCCATGACAATGGTGATAAGGTTCTTGATCCGAAGAAATCGCAGAACATTGCTATCTTGTTGAAGGCACTCCATGTTACTGTAGACGAAGTTTGCGAAGGCCTTTTGGAAG GCAATGCTGAAATTCTTGGGGCCGAACTTCTTGAGAGTCTGTTGAAGATGGCTCCGAGCAAGGAAGAGGAGCGTAAGCTGCGAGAATACAGAGACGATTCCCCTATCAAGCTTGGGGCCGCAGAGAGATTCTTGAAGGCGGTTGTTGACATACCTCATGCTTTCAAAAGAGTTGAAGCATTACTCTATGCATCCAATTTCGAATCCGAGGTTGACTACCTGAAAAAGTCATTTGCAACTTTGGAG GCAGCTTGCGAGGAGTTGAGGACAAGTAGGATGTTCCTGAAGCTTCTAGAAGCAGTGCTGAAGACCGGGAACCGGATGAACGTGGGAACAAACCGCGGTGATGCTCATGCATTCAAGCTCGACACTCTCCTCAAGCTCGTTGATGTCAAGGGAGCAGATGGGAAGACCACACTCCTGCATTTTGTCGTGCAGGAGATGATAAGGAGCGAAGGTGCGCGTCTCTCTGGTGAGCAGCAGGTGGTGGAGGAATGGTCGACAAACAATGATGCCAAATGCAGGAAACTCGGCCTCCAAGTCGTTTCAGAGCTCAGTTTGGAGCTTTCCAGCGTGAAGAAAGCTGCTGTGATGGATGCAGAAGTGCTCAGCACCTACGTCGCCAAGCTTGCAAAAGGGAACGCGAATGTGAAAGAGATTCTTGAGTTGAATCAAGCTGCATCCATGGATGAAAGCAGCAACAAATTCGCAGAGTTCATGAACAGCTTCACCAAGAATGCAGAAGAGGAAATTTGCAGGATTCAAGCACAAGAAAGCTTAGCTCTTTCTCTGGTGAAGGAGATAACTGAGTACTTCCATGGAAACTCTGCCATGGAGGAGCCTCATCCGTTCCGAATCTTCATGGTGGTCCGCGACTTCCTCACAGTCCTGGACCGCGTCTGCAAGGAAGTTGGGATGATCAATGAGCGAACCATCATCAGCTCCGCCCACAAATTTCCAGTCCCGGTTAATCCGATGCTGCAGCAGTCAACGGGGGCGTTTCATAGGCGGCAGCACGCCTCCTCGGATGATGAGAGCCTTCCCCTCAATGTTTAG